In Phlebotomus papatasi isolate M1 chromosome 1, Ppap_2.1, whole genome shotgun sequence, the following proteins share a genomic window:
- the LOC129798571 gene encoding hamartin has protein sequence MDVVAKMFNDLESSDLKEVEENKTKLIESFSQTKDPWLAHGMVDYFCQTNSIRIVEILVKVQSPHDRFIFDRIADHIRGSDKSNRVSALSILGLIIPRHPTWLFRVTAHPLWKDLLKLLKTEREIIPVFSALLCVITLMPMIPYQMKESLPDLFDVFSHLASWSSQHQNRAPDDLLVHLQFGFYDFFHRLYGMFPCNFISFLQHEYSGNKDKSAIFTHTIKPLLETVKMHPMLVTENRETETNTKRWRTMEPHDVVVECAKLTLDSLGKVSTECSHHLPPRPIESADLILPPEQKTAGFVRGNLYENVWTPSQVILATPPTSATSVPHTPTPGHFSSVPMATPTLPSSQLMTAGGASPPEAAVEATPETTPMKDTVKTIHQLPTNSTVARAFLNLGSSQPSSPMKKDVSPFRFPDPTGDHMTDSPQLVTSAKFVKLVQDRHQPPHHSDVVRTASFESPQTGSIPGSPLPDSLRSPAGQYDTDGQGNDPGSAEDKENQGQNDGTFSQDCEDYDAAAEGSPCSAGGLHIPNSRSMLDFARKFNRWRMHSHCLGDTSQCFSAGTSPAEVAACGMVGGRVMKRSRSWPDIRRSTPPKPPQQNGEGIFVKAEPRQQNIRKPLRELGRMEIVERMDRDTQTIEQWPLAYEHLFINLLSETNKVKQNQENSVESKSPYSMLDRYIELSISKKQAMDTRDQVSMYRDQIQLLTLQLQYERHRREVHAERNRRLLGRNRTNLALELQNETLRKQMMQLGQDYSILQTTLNSSRQHFNKREQELHKDCNTWKLKYNKEVEETKQLRQRIESLENRLADEMKQRQEANGMIGSVRGELMDLKNEMQQVEYHADLGSHYRDEYLHMQKELMVMGEIQAKCRDKLSELASLRERDEEFKQLHRTYEATVAELRAGYEQKSSQLERTKARLAELEANLTGRDEIMTEQKRLLKTVKEEFEERFEAQEEKYNALKAIIARMEEQMLELYKNPANFSMIAQSPESDKTDMVGSLDHASPLSISLASSDGVSASLRSMAEIRDLQSLVQPQQTTNNNPTSTTTINSQTDEGNTASSSTSWHLSK, from the exons CAAAGGATCCATGGCTGGCTCACGGGATGGTGGATTACTTCTGCCAAACAAACTCCATTCGGATTGTGGAGATTCTGGTGAAGGTTCAATCACCTCACGATCGATTTATCTTCGATCGTATCGCTGATCATATTCGAGGCTCTGATAAGTCCAACAGAGTGTCTGCCCTCTCAATTCTCGGTCTCATCATTCCCCGACATCCGACATGGCTCTTCCGAGTAACTGCCCATCCGCTCTGGAAGGATTTGCTGAAATTGTTAAAG ACGGAGCGGGAAATTATTCCGGTGTTCAGTGCCCTACTGTGCGTTATTACCCTAATGCCCATGATCCCCTACCAGATGAAAGAGTCCCTGCCTGACCTTTTTGATGTGTTCAGTCACTTGGCATCGTGGAGTAGTCAACATCAGAATAGGGCACCTGATGATCTTCTGGTGCACCTTCAGTTTGGTTTCTATGACTTTTTTCACAGGCTCTATGGAATGTTTCCCTGTAACTTTATCAGTTTCCTACAGCATGAGTACAGTGGAAATAAGGATAAGTCAGCCATATTTACGCACACTATTAAACCTTTGCTGGAAACAGTTAAGATGCATCCGATGCTCGTGACGGAGAACAGAGAGACTGAAACCAACACCAAACGCTGGAGAACTATGGAACCCCATGATGTTGTTGTGGAGTGTGCCAAGTTGACACTGGATTCATTGGGAAAGGTGTCAACTGAATGTAGTCATCACCTTCCACCACGTCCAATTGAGTCAGCTGACCTGATTTTGCCACCAGAACAGAAGACAGCGGGTTTTGTTCGAGGAAATTTGTATGAGAATGTCTGGACACCGAGTCAGGTGATCTTGGCTACACCACCAACAAGTGCCACATCTGTACCACATACCCCAACTCCTGGACATTTCTCTAGTGTTCCCATGGCTACTCCTACATTGCCCTCCAGTCAGTTGATGACAGCTGGAGGAGCTTCTCCGCCAGAGGCTGCTGTGGAAGCCACCCCAGAGACTACTCCCATGAAGGACACCGTCAAAACTATACATCAACTGCCCACAAACTCAACGGTAGCTCGTGCTTTCTTGAATCTTGGATCGTCTCAGCCGTCGTCACCGATGAAGAAAGATGTTTCACCATTTCGCTTTCCAGATCCAACTGGGGATCATATGACGGACAGTCCACAACTTGTGACGTCGGCTAAGTTTGTCAAACTCGTTCAGGATCGCCATCAGCCTCCGCATCATAGTGATGTGGTCAGGACGGCATCTTTTGAGTCTCCACAGACAGGAAGTATACCCGGAAGTCCCCTACCGGACAGTTTAAGATCTCCAGCTGGACAGTATGACACCGACGGTCAAGGGAATGATCCAGGAAGTGCTGAAGACAAAGAAAACCAGGGGCAAAATGACGGAACCTTTTCGCAGGACTGCGAAGATTACGATGCTGCTGCCGAGGGAAGTCCATGCAGTGCCGGAGGTCTTCATATTCCCAATTCACGCTCTATGCTGGACTTTGCCAGGAAATTCAATCGTTGGCGCATGCACAGTCACTGTCTCGGGGATACCAGTCAGTGTTTCAGTGCAGGAACGAGTCCAGCCGAAGTGGCAGCATGCGGAATGGTTGGTGGACGCGTGATGAAGCGTTCACGCTCCTGGCCAGATATCCGTCGATCGACACCTCCGAAGCCACCGCAACAGAATGGAGAGGGCATCTTTGTTAAGGCAGAGCCGCGTCAACAAAATATCCGGAAGCCACTGCGTGAACTGGGCAGAATGGAGATTGTCGAGAGGATGGACAGAGATACTCAAACCATTGAACAGTGGCCATTGGCCTATGAACATCTCTTTATCAATTTGCTAAGTGAAACCAATAAGGTCAAACAGAATCAGGAGAATAGTGTGGAATCTAAATCACCGTATTCAATGCTAGATCGATACATTGAGCTGTCCATAAGCAAAAAGCAAGCCATGGATACCAGAGATCAAGTATCAATGTATCGAGACCAGATACAACTTCTCACACTTCAGTTGCAGTATGAGCGTCATCGCAGAGAAGTCCATGCTGAGCGCAATCGCCGGCTTCTTGGACGAAATCGCACGAATCTGGCACTTGAACTTCAGAATGAGACCCTAAGGAAGCAGATGATGCAACTGGGACAAGACTACAGCATCCTCCAGACAACACTCAATAGTTCGCGTCAGCACTTCAATAAGCGCGAACAGGAACTTCACAAAGACTGCAACACCTGGAAGCTGAAGTACAACAAGGAAGTGGAGGAGACCAAACAACTTCGTCAGCGTATAGAATCCCTGGAAAATCGCCTAGCGGACGAGATGAAGCAACGGCAGGAGGCCAATGGGATGATAGGATCAGTACGAGGTGAACTGATGGATCTCAAGAATGAGATGCAGCAAGTGGAGTATCATGCTGATCTTGGTAGTCACTATCGCGATGAGTATCTGCATATGCAGAAGGAGTTGATGGTGATGGGAGAGATTCAGGCCAAGTGTCGGGATAAATTGAGCGAATTGGCCAGCCTGAGGGAACGTGACGAGGAGTTTAAGCAACTCCACAGGACCTATGAGGCCACAGTGGCAGAACTGAGGGCGGGGTATGAGCAGAAATCATCACAATTGGAGAGGACAAAGGCTAGACTGGCTGAATTGGAGGCCAACCTCACGGGGAGAGATGAAATAATGACGGAGCAGAAAAGGCTCCTCAAGACTGTCAAGGAAGAGTTCGAGGAGAGATTTGAG GCCCAGGAGGAAAAGTATAATGCCCTGAAAGCTATTATTGCGAGAATGGAGGAGCAGATGTTGGAACTCTACAAAAATCCAGCTAATTTCAGCATGATCGCCCAATCACCAGAATCTGACAAAACCG ATATGGTTGGATCACTGGATCATGCATCACCGCTGTCCATTTCCCTGGCCTCGAGTGATGGTGTCTCAGCCAGTTTGCGATCAATGGCAGAGATTCGGGATCTGCAGAGTCTGGTACAACCTCAGCAGACCACCAATAACAATCCCACGTCCACGACAACTATCAACAGTCAGACGGATGAGGGCAATACAGCAAGTTCCAGCACTTCGTGGCATCTCAGTAAATGA
- the LOC129798798 gene encoding uncharacterized protein LOC129798798 translates to MPEKELSRRAYKGQLTSIKKVLEKFQNDPTLLERDNAEMQIVSHRDMVGRVEQKFQLIQMEIIKDTTTPEDKEREQKELMSFLDDCMVTEMAFTKLLATISSQSPRSLADDSICLEGAGPGSSGLETLLNLMSKQLKEQRQQRLSDESRLKEILDVQREEFSKMLETRRELNTSLSETDLLFTESSAKLEPIKIPSFGGSYCDWQSFKNLFLSSVDKNPRLTKSQKMQYLVSNTNGEALALFSKLPFSDENYDIAWNRLVKRYDDKMLIVAAHMDAFLSQQVISKPNASALRKLQSSTNQALEAINALQVTERDPWLIHWTLNHVDHQTRTLWSEKKPQSTPTWADFDDFLNTRCRNMESCPPQQSSMPLSILDNPTPSDTGTNPCPSTSTSLNCAGKSRGVRSHVLFATAVVKLLGNNNTQEYCRIILDPGSQINIISTFMCEKLQLPLTRTNFIVDGVGSISQVSQQETQVRLQIKDKSEIQTHILDCLVMMKVIGEQPNWEIDVSRIQIPPQFQLADPLWFKRQKVDLLIGGSHAWQFLGLEKHVLGEGLPMLQHSVFGWLVVGPCYSTDYTVVGSCNITTLTSIDRTLKRFWEIEDVPKEFGAQSEHEEVEAHFQDTTFQDPEGRYVVSLPLRDDVKDLDNNRGAAVRQLNYLNRRLVKNPALLNQYDGIFKEYLSLNIIEKVPFDELQKPSYYFPHHGVIKNDSSTTKIRIVFNASSRTKSGRSLNDCMMACPVVQPTLVSILWRFRLHEVVLTCDIVKMYLQVLMNPSHRDYHRFVWFENSEMVDYRFRTVCFGVAASPYLATRVLNQIATDNKTEFPLACSILTQNFYVDDCLFSAPTIGEAIDAKNQLENVLGGAGMKLSKFRTNRLEVLQPEDDITPNSTELVLDEEAKTLGILWNPKTDAFHFRVTNQPSGENPTKRYILSTIARIFDPCGLIGPIVTIAKIILQDVWETEADWDTPIPNVLEKRWQMFVADLADIEQIQITRWISTISNPSHRELHAFCDASKTAYGVSIYLVCEDSHTSRSSSLLVSKSRLMPIPSKKGATPTKIALTIPKAELSGAELATQVMNAVSKSLGIERCFFWTDAMVILHQIHSPNRPREVFVRHRVSKILSLSTASQWRHVPTSHNPADVLSRGSRVRALASNKLWWSGPEWLLKTEENWPQEFCPGKPNLCCSETLAGMGLSTTVDPDMIVYDRLLEHHGSFLRISRVLAWIFRAVAIFKSMRIRRTRNSVMIFPENLQVTELEEAEVRILKWDQKRHLKNVRDLVKANRLNSLPSPMRKLRPFMDPQGILRVGGRLSLSSEDFDLRHPIILPKGKLSDLLALREHQRLLHAGPQLTLASLRRRYWPLNGRNTVKRIIHSCVKCIRLKPPKSQQLMGDLPPSRVSFTRPFRYTGIDFTGHIMIKRAPRGGVQEKSYVAVFVCMTVKAVHLELITSLTTHAFIAAFKRFVARRGLPAHIYSDNGTNLVGGEKELRRLLRNRQAQQELSDFASKLHVQWHFNTPGAPHQGGLWEAAVKSFKYHLSRIVGNVSLTYEELNTVIIQIEAVLNSRPLVALTDDPQDPTSLTPGDFLTGGALTQLPVVQQDLERTDRLHRWELCTKLQHDFMTRWKRDYLHTLQQRHCWNRDSPNIEPGDVVLVKSDIAPNLDWPMALVEKVFPGKDNRVRVAQTFEMYETKMGPMYHPLENTHKEVVKSIRTMK, encoded by the exons ATGCCTGAAAAGGAACTAAGTAGACGTGCCTACAAGGGACAACTTACTAGCATCAAGAAGGTGCTTGAGAAGTTCCAGAATGATCCAACCCTCCTTGAAAGAGATAATGCAGAGATGCAAATTGTATCACACCGTGATATGGTTGGACGGGTGGAGCAAAAGTttcaattaatccaaatggaaattatCAAGGACACGACCACTCCGGAGGATAAAGAGAGAGAGCAAAAGGAATTGATGAGCTTTCTGGATGACTGCATGGTCACTGAGATGGCATTTACGAAGCTATTGGCAACCATCTCATCGCAATCTCCACGGTCACTCGCTGATGATTCTATTTGCTTAGAAGGAGCGGGCCCCGGAAGCTCAGGTCTGGAGACTTTGCTTAATTTAATGAGCAAACAATTGAAAGAACAGCGCCAGCAACGCTTGAGTGATGAGTCTAGACTCAAGGAAATTCTTGATGTTCAGCGAGAGGAGTTCAGTAAAATGCTGGAGACTCGTAGGGAACTTAATACTTCTCTTAGCGAAACTGACCTTCTTTTTACTGAGTCATCGGCAAAACTTGAGCCTATTAAAATTCCTTCTTTTGGGGGCTCTTATTGTGATTGGCaatctttcaaaaatctttttctcTCCTCTGTCGATAAAAACCCACGGCTCACAAAGtcacaaaaaatgcaatatcttGTGAGTAACACCAATGGGGAGGCTTTGGCTCTCTTCAGTAAACTCCCATTCTCTGATGAGAACTACGATATTGCATGGAATCGCCTGGTGAAGAGGTATGATGACAAAATGTTGATAGTCGCTGCACATATGGATGCATTTTTAAGCCAACAAGTGATCTCTAAGCCGAATGCTTCAGCCCTAAGGAAACTCCAATCATCTACTAATCAAGCATTGGAGGCCATTAATGCTTTGCAAGTCACGGAAAGAGACCCTTGGCTCATCCACTGGACTCTCAATCATGTGGACCATCAGACCAGGACACTGTGGAGTGAAAAGAAGCCCCAGTCTACACCTACATGGGCGGACTTTGATGACTTCTTGAACACCAGGTGTCGGAACATGGAGTCCTGTCCACCGCAGCAGTCCTCAA TGCCACTCTCAATACTGGATAACCCTACCCCATCTGATACTGGTACTAATCCCTGTCCCTCAACATCCACTAGTTTGAATTGTGCGGGAAAATCACGAGGGGTGCGATCCCATGTATTGTTCGCAACTGCTGTTGTAAAACTTTTGGGCAACAATAATACCCAAGAATATTGTCGAATTATCTTGGACCCCGGATCCCAGATTAATATCATCTCCACTTTCATGTGCGAAAAGTTACAATTGCCACTTACCcgaacaaattttattgttgaCGGAGTAGGGTCAATTTCACAAGTCTCGCAACAGGAAACTCAGGTTCGATTGCAGATCAAGGACAAATCTGAAATCCAGACCCATATATTGGATTGTCTTGTGATGATGAAAGTCATTGGGGAGCAGCCGAATTGGGAGATAGATGTCAGTAGGATCCAAATACCCCCACAATTTCAGTTAGCTGACCCCCTCTGGTTCAAGCGACAGAAAGTAGATTTGCTGATCGGTGGTAGCCATGCGTGGCAATTCCTGGGGCTTGAAAAACACGTTCTAGGAGAAGGTCTTCCCATGCTCCAACACAGTGTTTTTGGCTGGTTGGTAGTGGGTCCGTGCTATTCCACAGATTATACAGTAGTAGGTTCTTGCAACATTACCACATTGACTAGCATAGATCGGACACTCAAAAGGTTCTGGGAAATCGAGGATGTCCCCAAGGAGTTCGGTGCTCAATCAGAACATGAAGAAGTTGAAGCACACTTCCAAGACACAACCTTTCAGGACCCAGAGGGAAGATATGTAGTATCACTTCCACTTAGGGATGATGTAAAAGATCTAGATAACAATCGTGGGGCTGCTGTGCGTCAACTGAACTACTTGAACAGAAGATTGGTAAAAAACCCAGCATTGCTGAACCAGTATGATGGgatattcaaagaatatttgagcCTCAATATTATTGAGAAAGTTCCTTTCGATGAATTACAGAAGCCATCTTACTACTTTCCTCACCATGGCGTGATCAAGAATGATTCCTCAACTACCAAGATACGGATAGTGTTTAATGCTAGCTCACGCACAAAGTCTGGGAGGAGTTTGAATGATTGTATGATGGCCTGTCCAGTGGTTCAACCAACTCTGGTGTCAATCTTGTGGAGATTTCGATTACATGAGGTCGTCTTAACCTGTGATATTGTTAAGATGTACCTACAGGTTCTCATGAATCCCTCACACCGAGACTATCATCGGTTCGTTTGGTTTGAAAATTCAGAAATGGTGGATTATCGGTTCAGAACCGTTTGCTTTGGTGTAGCAGCATCTCCATACTTAGCAACTAGAGTTCTAAATCAAATTGCCACAGATAATAAAACGGAGTTTCCTTTGGCTTGTTCAATCCTGACTCAAAATTTCTATGTGGATGACTGCCTGTTCTCTGCCCCAACCATAGGCGAAGCCATAGATgctaaaaatcaattagaaaatgTTCTAGGTGGTGCAGGGATGAAGCTATCCAAATTCAGAACTAACAGGTTAGAAGTTCTACAGCCAGAAGATGATATTACTCCAAATTCCACTGAACTCGTCTTAGATGAAGAAGCCAAAACTTTGGGTATCCTATGGAATCCAAAGACAGACGCTTTCCATTTTCGAGTGACCAACCAACCAAGCGGAGAAAATCCTACGAAACGCTATATTCTTTCAACGATTGCAAGAATCTTTGATCCGTGTGGACTAATCGGACCGATTGTCACAATAGCAAAAATCATTCTGCAAGACGTATGGGAGACTGAGGCTGATTGGGATACTCCAATCCCTAATGTGTTGGAAAAAAGGTGGCAAATGTTTGTTGCGGACTTAGCAGATATTGAACAAATCCAAATCACAAGATGGATATCCACAATCAGTAATCCAAGTCATCGTGAGCTCCACGCATTTTGCGATGCTTCGAAAACCGCTTATGGAGTCTCAATTTATTTGGTTTGCGAAGATAGTCATACTTCTCGGTCGTCAAGTTTATTGGTTTCGAAGTCCAGGCTCATGCCAATCCCATCAAAGAAGGGTGCGACTCCTACAAAAATTGCATTGACGATACCAAAGGCAGAACTCAGTggagcagaattagccacgcaagTAATGAATGCTGTCTCAAAATCATTGGGAATAGAAAGATGTTTCTTTTGGACTGATGCAATGGTTATCCTGCATCAAATACATTCGCCAAATCGTCCAAGAGAGGTATTTGTACGGCATCGGGTATCCAAAATTCTGAGTTTGTCAACAGCATCCCAATGGCGACATGTGCCTACGTCGCATAATCCCGCAGATGTCCTTTCACGTGGTAGCAGAGTCAGGGCACTTGCCTCTAATAAGTTGTGGTGGAGTGGACCTGAGTGGTTGCTGAAGACAGAAGAAAATTGGCCTCAAGAATTTTGTCCGGGAAAACCCAACCTGTGTTGTTCGGAGACTTTGGCGGGTATGGGATTATCAACTACAGTGGATCCAGACATGATTGTTTACGATCGTCTGTTGGAACACCATGGTTCATTTTTGAGGATCAGTAGAGTTCTCGCATGGATTTTTCGAGCAGTTGCCATTTTCAAGAGCATGAGAATACGCCGAACCCGAAATTCTGTTATGATTTTTCCTGAGAATTTGCAGGTCACAGAGTTAGAAGAAGCGGAAGTTCGCATATTAAAGTGGGATCAGAAAAGGCACTTGAAAAATGTTCGTGATTTGGTCAAGGCTAACCGCCTGAATTCGTTGCCTAGCCCTATGCGAAAACTGCGTCCCTTTATGGATCCTCAAGGAATCTTACGAGTTGGTGGACGATTAAGCCTGTCTTCAGAGGATTTTGATCTTCGACATCCCATAATTTTGCCAAAAGGAAAACTTTCGGATTTACTCGCGCTACGTGAACATCAACGGCTTCTACATGCTGGGCCACAGCTCACGCTAGCGTCGCTGAGAAGAAGATATTGGCCTTTAAACGGGAGAAACACTGTGAAGCGCATCATTCATTCTTGCGTGAAATGCATACGATTAAAGCCTCCAAAATCTCAGCAGTTGATGGGTGACCTTCCACCTTCGAGAGTATCTTTTACTCGCCCATTCCGTTATACGGGGATCGATTTTACGGGCCATATTATGATCAAAAGGGCCCCCAGAGGTGGTGTGCAAGAAAAGTCATATGTGGCAGTCTTTGTCTGCATGACAGTCAAGGCCGTTCATCTCGAACTCATTACTTCGTTAACAACGCACGCCTTTATTGCTGCATTCAAACGATTTGTCGCAAGACGGGGTCTACCAGCACATATCTATAGCGACAATGGCACTAACCTTGTCGGGGGAGAGAAGGAGTTACGAAGGTTGCTCAGGAATCGTCAGGCTCAACAAGAGCTGTCAGACTTCGCATCAAAGCTACACGTTCAGTGGCACTTCAACACTCCAGGTGCCCCACATCAAGGTGGCTTGTGGGAGGCTGCCGTTAAATCCTTCAAATATCATCTCTCACGAATTGTTGGAAATGTGTCTTTGACTTACGAGGAGCTGAACACTGTGATCATCCAGATCGAAGCAGTATTGAACAGCAGACCCCTAGTTGCTCTCACAGATGACCCACAAGACCCAACCAGTTTGACACCTGGAGACTTCCTTACAGGGGGAGCTCTCACACAGCTACCAGTTGTTCAACAAGATCTAGAGAGGACGGATCGTTTGCATAGATGGGAATTATGTACCAAGTTGCAACACGATTTCATGACCCGATGGAAGAGAGACTATCTTCATACGTTGCAACAGAGACATTGCTGGAACCGAGACTCTCCCAATATCGAACCAGGAGACGTTGTTTTGGTTAAATCAGACATTGCACCTAATTTGGATTGGCCAATGGCTCTAGTGGAGAAAGTTTTTCCTGGCAAGGATAATAGGGTGAGAGTGGCACAG ACTTTTGAAATGTATGAGACAAAGATGGGTCCAATGTACCATCCATTGGAGAATACCCACAAAGAGGTGGTAAAGTCCATCAGGACTATGAAGTAG
- the LOC129798595 gene encoding uncharacterized protein LOC129798595, which produces MNFLFFTFVTALSFPASNAIFSSLFDYFDNYYDYEDSVPSDNTFDFFDPFDFTDIFHGYPESDEKNVTEIKNVEVQCDGCNIKINCTNCTVEGLPPTASSMHDSTANPIQSSTSAPTSTSAAPGSGSTSPVAQDATPSAASTQTEPTTVSAPTDAAKVDDSIQENSMTTIAPQSNSTEVNSTEASTETTTAGTK; this is translated from the exons atgaattttttattttttacctttGTAACTGCTCTCAGTTTTCCTGCGTCTAATGCAATTTTTTCA tCTCTCTTTGATTACTTTGATAATTACTACGACTACGAAGATTCAGTGCCTTCAGATAATACCTTCGACTTTTTCGATCCCTTCGACTTTACAGACATTTTTCATGGTTATCCTGAGAGTGACGAAAAAAATgtaactgaaataaaaaatgttgaag TTCAGTGTGATGGTTGCAATATAAAGATTAATTGTACCAACTGTACAGTTGAGGGATTACCACCAACAGCATCGTCAATGCATGATTCAACAGCAAATCCAATACAAAGTTCAACATCAGCTCCAACATCAACTTCAGCAGCACCTGGATCTGGG AGCACCTCTCCAGTGGCTCAGGATGCGACACCTTCTGCGGCTTCAACTCAGACGGAACCAACAACAGTTTCGGCCCCAACTGATGCGGCTAAAGTGGACGATTCCATCCAGGAAAATTCTATGACAACCATTGCTCCACAGAGTAATAGCACTGAGGTAAATTCCACAGAAGCATCAACTGAAACGACTACAGCAGGAACGAAATAA